The genomic segment TTCCCTTTTAGCTGTTGACTGCTCTCAATCACAGCTTCAATCCGTGTCCCTAATCTACTGACATACTCTGCTACAGCAAATCCGAAGGTTACTGGAACTGCATGCTGACCGTGGGTACGGCCAATCTGTACCGTCTCCTTCTCTCTTAATGCAATCTCCATTAAGACCTCTTCTAATCTCTTCAAAGTGGGAATAATTAATTCTTCAGCAGATTCTTTATAACGTAAAGAGTTAGCAGTATCAACAATATCAAAGGAAGTAGTAGTGAAGTGAATATAAGGCTTAGCTTCATCACTGACTCTTTGTTGAATACAATTAACTAAAGCCCGAATATTATGCTTAGTCTTCTTTTCTTCTTCATATACCTCCTGAGGCTTAATCTCTTTAACAGCCTCCTCTACTTCCTGGGCTACCTCTGTAGAACAGACATCAGCTTCAGCTAAAGCCTTTACTAGAGCTGCTTCCACTGCTGTTTGATATCTAATCTTGGCTCTTTCTGATAAGTACTTCGTATAATCCTCAAATTCATCTTTACGCAGTGAATAACGATGATCTAAAGGACTAATATTATCAAAAATACTACGAGTAGTCATTAGTCTTCCTCCCTAAACTCTTCAATTGACTCCTTAATTTGATACACATAATCTCTTCCTACTTCTCTCCCTATCTCCAACAGATAAGGAATCTTATCTACATCAGTCAAACTAACCTTTCCTATATCAGGTTTAATTACTAAATCAGCATAATCCTTTAATTTAAGATCAGTAACTTCCTGGCCTACAATATCAAAAGATTGCAGCAGCATATCAAAGAGATTTCTAATTGAATCATCATCCTGAATTTCAAATCCCAGATCCACTGCTAACTTAAGATCAACATTTAACTTAGCCAATATATCGGCCGGTACATTATTCTTCAGTCCGCCGTCTACTAATAGACGGTTATCCAGTTCAACGGGAACAAATAAACCCGGAATCGAAATACTGGCTCTAATAGCCTGGGCTAACTGGCAATCTATAATAAAGATATCATCATCTAAACCCTGAATAACAATTTCATTATCCCTACCCTGCAGCAAAGGAGTCAGTCTACCTTCGGTAAAGACAATTAATTCACCGGTTTTGATATCAGTAGCAGTAATAGCAATCGGAATCTCTGTTTGATCAAAGTATTTACCTTCAGTCTGCCAGCACAGAAATCGCTCAATATCACGGCCTACAATTACTCCCTTCGGCATCTCTGCCCAGTAGAAGCCTAATTTTCCTATCAGAATTTTTAATAAAATTTTCAATACTCTAATTGGATCAACATGTAAATTGAAATATCCACCTTCTTTAAAATCAAAAGCCAATTCCTTTAATTCCTGGATAGAACAGCCTACACTATATAATCCTCCGATTAGTCCTCCCGCACTACTGCCGCAGATAACATCAATCGGAACTTCATGCTGTTCAAAAACTTCTAAAATACCGATATGGACTATACCTCTAATGCCACCACCGCCGAGAGCAAGTCCTATTGACGGTCTCTCCCCTTTTAGCATCGGTCTCACCTACCTTATATATACATTATATGGACCGATTCTAAAAAGGTGTTAACTTAATTCTGAGGATTCTCTTTTAGATACTCTTCATAGCCTAACTCTTCTAGCTCTGATGCAGTATCCTTGACTCTCTCATTCAATCTATCTTTATAGGCTTCAAATTCAGCCCGAATATCTTTATCGGCTATACCCAGCATCTGAACTGCCAGGAGTCCAGCATTTTGGGCTCCATTGATTCCTACTGTAGCTACCGGTGCTCCTCCAGGCATCTGCACAATCGAATAAAGCGAATCCAAGCCGCTTAATTTTGAAGTCTTAATCGGAACACCGATCACTGGCAGAGAAGTATGAGCGGCTGTCATCCCCGGTAAATGGGCTGCCCCACCTGCACCAGCAATAATAACTTCGATTCCTTTATCTGTTGCCTTCTCTGCATACTCCTGTACTCGTTTAGGAGTCCTATGAGCTGATACCACTGTCAATTCATAGGAAATGTCAAAATCATCCAACACTTTCGCTGCCTCCTGCATCACCGGTAAATCAGAATCACTCCCCATGATAATTCCTACTTTAGGCTGCATAGATTAATCTCCTCCTATCTTAATCAGTTTACTTGCTTCTGAAGCAGTCCGGCTTGCTTGCTCCACTGTATCTGCCGTAACTGTCAAATGTCCCATCTTCCTATTCGGTCTTGTTATCTTCTTACCATAATTATGAACTTTAACATTGGGAAGCTTTAAAGCTTCTTCTATACCCTTAACTTTAGCTTCTCCTGTACTTCCTTCTTCACCAAGAATATTCCTCATTACCGAAGGCTTTACTAAGTCTGTACTTCCTAACGGCAGACCTGTAATTGCTCTGACATGGTTAGCAAACTGGGAAGTAACGGTACCTTCAATAGAATAATGACCTGAATTATGAGGGCGGGGAGCAACTTCATTAATTAATACTCTATTATCTCCCGTTACAAACATCTCTATACAGAAGATTCCCACACCTGAAAATAACTCTATAACCTCACGGCCCAGCTTAAGTGCCTCCTCTTTAACTTGACAGCTAATATCGGCCGGAACCTTAGATTCAATTAAAATGCTACCCTGATGTTGATTCTCTCCGATAGGATAAGTAACTACTTCTCCATCAACACCACGACAGCCCAAAACTGAAATCTCTCTATCAAACGGAATAAACTCTTCTGCCATTAACAGATTATCCCCAACTCCCAAGGCCTGATAACCTTCTTTAATTTCACTCTTACTTCTGATTAAGAAGTTACCCTTGCCATCATAACCTCCGGTACAGCTTTTTAACATGACAGGATAACCAAACTTATCACCTGCTCTTTTAATATCCTCTTCAGTAATTACCTTCATATGATCCGAAACCGGCAGATTATGCTCCTTAAATAGTTCTTTCTGGCGATACTTATTCTGAATAGTAGCCAAGGCTAGGGGAGTAGGATAAATATTATATCCTTCGCTTTCTAAGTCCTGTAAAACTTCTACTCCAATATGTTCAAATTCATAGGTTATAACATCGGATTTTCCGGCTAACTCTCTAATGGCTTCCTCATCATCAAAATCAGCTACAAGATGCTCATCAGCAATACTATGGGCCGGGCAGTGGGCTGTAGGATCTAGAATTATAATATAAAAATCCATCTTCTTAGCCTCTAAAATCATCATCTTGCCCAACTGACCGCCGCCGATGATTCCAATCTTCCGTTTAGTCTTATCTATCGACATTTAAGCACCTCCCCTTTTTAATCTGCTACTTATGATTCAAAGCTTTCTGTCCAATGTCAGTCCGATACTCTGCATCTTCAAACTCAATCTTCTCTATTCCCTGATATGCTTTGTTGATAGTCTCTTGGTAATCATCTCCTAACGCAGTTACTCCCAATACTCTACCGCCGGCCGTTACTAATTTATCATTCTTAACTTCAGTACCGGCCTGGAAGACAGTGGTACCATCTGCTTCAGTTTCTTTAATTCCGGTAATCTCCTTACCAGTCTCATAATCAATTGGATAGCCACCAGAAGCCATAATAACACAGACAGCTGTCTTATCAGACCATTCTACTTCTACTGAAGCTAAGTCTTCAGCAATAACGGCTTCAGCAATCTCTACTAAGTCAGTCTCTAAAAGTGATAATACCGGCTGGGCTTCCGGGTCTCCAAAACGCACATTATATTCCAATACTTTAGGTTCATTATCTTCAATCATTAATCCAGCATATAGAATCCCTTTATACTTAATTCCTTCCTGCTGCAGGGCTTCAATAGTAGGTACCAGAATTTCATCATAGGCCTTCTGAAGCACTTTATCTGTAACTACCGGCGCTGGAGCATAGGCACCCATACCGCCTGTATTCGGCCCCTCATCATTATCATAGGCCTGCTTATGGTCCTGAGAAGACAGCATAGGAACTATAGTTTCTCCATCAGTAAAGGCTAAAACAGTTGCCTCTTCTCCATCTAAATACTCTTCAATAACCACTCTTTCTCCTGCCTGACCAAACTTTTTATCTAACATAATTGTCTCTACAGCTTCTATAGCTTCTTCTTCCGTTTCAGCTATAATAACTCCCTTGCCCGCTGCTAAACCTTCAGCTTTAACTACAATCGGAGCCCCTACTTCTTTGATATATGTAATTGCGTTATCAACTTCAATAAAAGCATCATACTTAGCAGTTGGAATATCATATTTAGCCATCAAATTTTTAGAAAATACCTTACTTCCCTCTAACTTTGCCGCTTCTTTATTTGGACCAAAGACTTTTAGTCCCTCTTCCCTAAACCGGTCAACAATTCCAGCTACTAATGGTGCTTCGGGACCGACAAATGTCAAATCTACCTCTTCCTCTGTGGCAAACTCCACTAACTCTTCTACATCATTATCCTCTATATCCACATTTTCAGATAATTGGGCTGTTCCTGCATTACCTGGAGCAGTAAATATCTTATCTACTTGTGGACTCTGATTTAATTTCCAGACTAAAGTATGCTCTCTTCCTCCACTGCCGATTACTAATACCTTCATCAAATCCCTCCTTAATGTCATAAATACTAATAAAGCCCAGACAGGAAGATTCCACCAGCTAGACTAAGAGCAGAACCTCCCCGCCTGGGCTTTTCTCCCTTCGGTGTTATAATTGTACCGCTTGGACCTGACTAAAAATACGGAACCCTAGGTACACTTCCCTCATAGTCAGGTAGTTTACGGCTACCTGGTAGAAACTCGTAGGCCTTATTCCCACAGTTATATGAGGCTATCATTCGGATATAATCTTTTTTCAAATTTATAATACCAAAGATATACCATTTAGTCAATATAAAGACGAATATTTTTTAAACTAATACTGATAATATTCATCTCTATTGAAAATAATTTCTTATATCACTTTTGATTACTTTTATTTCTGATACATGCCAAAAAATATAAACCCGCCTAAAAATAACTAGGCGGGTAATAATTCAAATTACTTAATCTACAAATCCATCTATAACTATAGTTTCTTCTCTTTTAGGACCGATGGATAGAATAGAAATCTTAACTCCAACTAACTCAGACAATCTGTTCAGATATATTTTAGCATTCTCCGGCAGATTATCATACTCTCGTATCTGAGATGTATCCTCATCCCAGCCGTCAAACTCCTCATAAATCGGTTCACATCCAGATAATACCCGCTGATCTGTAGGAAACTCTTCTAAAGTTTTTCCTTTATATTTATAACCAGTACAGACCTTTACCTTCTCCAAACCATCAAGTACATCCAGTTTAGTAACTGCCATGCTAGTTAAGCCATTAACTCTTGCTGCATATCTAACAATAGTTGCATCAAGCCAGCCACATCTGCGAGGTCTACCAGTAGTAGTCCCAAATTCCTGTCCCTGCTTTCTGATGATTTCTCCCATCTCTCCTGTCAATTCTGTAGGAAAAGGACCAGCACCTACTCTTGTAGTATAGGCCTTAACGATACCAAGAACGCTATCGATCTTAGTCGGACCTACACCAGCTCCAGTACAAGCACCGCCAGCAGTTGGATTAGAAGAAGTTACATACGGATAAGTTCCGTGGTCTATATCCAACAGAGTTCCCTGGGCACCTTCAAAGAGTACATTCTTATCCTGCTTAATAGCCTGATTAACTAAATAAGATGTATCAGTAATATATTCCTTCAGCTGCTTTCCGTATTCCAGATATTCAGTAACTAATTTATCTATATCGAAGGTATCAGCATCATAAACCTCGGTCAAGATTGAATTCTTAAGCTCTAATGTAGCTTCTAACTTTTCTCTTAAGACTTCTTCATTCAATAAATCGCCTATCTTAATTCCAAAGCGTCCTATCTTATCCATATAAACAGGACCAATCCCCCGACCAGTAGTTCCGATCTTGCCATTACCCTTTCTAGCCTCTTCCATCTGATCTAACTGACGGTGATAAGGCATAATCACATGGGCATTAGAACTGATGTGAAAGTCATTTACTTTAACGCCTCTATCATTCAATGACTCAATCTCTTCAAGCAAGACAGCCGGATCAATGACTACTCCATTGGCTATCACACAAGTAGTATCTTCATACAGGATTCCTGAAGGAATGAGGTGGAGCTTAAATTTTCCTTCTTCTACTACTACTGTATGGCCGGCATTATTACCTCCCTGATAGCGAACTACAACATCTGTCTTCTTGGAGATCATATCAGTAATCTTACCTTTTCCTTCATCTCCCCACTGAGATCCTACTAAAACTACATTTGCCATTCCTAAAACCTCCGTTTTTCTGTTATTTATTCTAATCCCAAACGAACAAAGATCTTATCTATATTCTTAAGATGATAATCATAATCAAAGATCCTCTCAATCTCATCCTCAGTCAGATAATCCAAGATTTCTTCATCTTCTACTAAATAATCTTTAAAATGCTTCTTACCTTCCCAGGCCTTAAGAGCATTTCGCTGGACTAATTCATAGGCATCATCTCTTAATAATCCCTGATCTACTAATTCCAGCATTACTTTTTGAGAAAAGATTAAACCATTAGTCTTTTCTAAATTCTCCATCATATTATCTTCATAAATATCCAACTGTTTAAGTACAGTCTTAAATTTAGTCAACATATAATCTATTAAGATACTGCTGTCAGGAAAAATAATTCTTTCTACTGATGAATGGGTCAGATCCCGTTCATGCCACAGCGGTTGATTCTCAAAAGCAGCAGTACTATTTGATCTAACTACTCTAGCTAAACCAGAAATTCGCTCACAAGTAATCGGATTCTTTTTATGAGGCATAGCCGAAGAACCCTTCTGGCCTTGTTTAAATGATTCCTCCACTTCTAAAATATCTGTTCGCTGCAGATTTCTAATCTCAGTAGCAAATCTATCCAGTGAACCTGCAATTACACCCAAAGTAGATATGTATTCAGCATGCCGATCCCGCTGTAAAATCTGTGAAGATATAGGTGCCGGCTTTAAGTCCAGAATATTACATGTAATTTCCTCTACTTCAGGAGTAATATTAGCAAAGGTTCCGACAGCACCAGAGATCTTACCATAACTTATTCTTTCTTTAGCAGCTCTAAACCGTTCAATATTCCGCTCCATTTCCGAATACCAGTTAGCCAGTTTGAGTCCAAAAGTGATCGGTTCAGCATGAATTCCATGAGTGCGGCCAATCATTACTTGGTCTTTATATTCAACAGCTTTCTTTCCTAGCAGCTCTGTTGCCTCTTCTAGGTCCTGTAAAATTATCTCAGCAGATTCCTTTAATTGTAGTGAACGGGCGGTATCTTTAATATCAGATGAGGTCAACCCTAAATGAATATATTTCGATTCCTCACCTAAACTTTCAGCTACTGCTGTTAAAAAAGCCAAAACATCATGCTTAGTCTCTTGTTCAATCTCTTTAATTCGATCAACAGTAAAATCGGCTTTATCCTTCATCTCTGCTACATCTTCATCTGGAATTTGACCTACTTCAGCCAAAGCTTCACAGACAGCAAGTTCAATATCCAACCATTTATTAAATTTATTCTCTTCACTCCAAATCTCTTCCATCTCAGATAGAGTATAACGATCTATCATTAAAATTTTTCCTCCAATCTAAGTTAATTATAACCAATTATCAAAAACACACTAATATAATAGCAAAATAACTAGATAATGTCAAGCAATAGTCGAATTTAAATCAAGGATACTAGATAAATATTCGTTTATTTTACTACTTTATCATTTTAAAGTAGTAAAATATAAAATTAAGCCATTAATTAAAATGGCCATTTTAAAAGATTAATATAAAGTAATAACTTATTATTGTGCTTCCCTATCCGCTAAATCAACAAATTTAGTATACTCCTTTTGAAAGGCTAATTCTACTGTTCCTACTGGTCCATTCCTCTGCTTACCGACAATAATCTCTGTAATTCCCTGTTTTTCAGTATCAGGATTATAATATTCATCACGATAGATAAAAGCAACTAAATCTGCATCCTGTTCAATACTCCCGCTGGCACGAAGATCACTTAATTGAGGCCGCTTATCATTCCGCTGTTCTACTGCTCTACTTAACTGTGATAAGGACACAACAGGTACATTCAGCTCTCTAGCCAATCCCTTTAATGAACGGGATATTTTAGAAACTTCCTGCTGTCTACTTTCTACCCGCCCTTGCCCCTGCATTAACTGTAAGTAATCAATTAAGATCAATCCTAAGCCATGTTCAGCTTTCATCCTTCGGGCCTTAGCCCGCATCTCCATAGCTGTAATTCCTGGAGTATCATCAATGAAAATATTAGCTTCACTGAGGTTTCCAGCAGCATTAGTCAACCGATTCCAGTCATCCTCATTTAGATAACCTGTCCGTAAGCGATGACCATCCACTTGAGCTTCAGAACATAACATCCTCTGGACTAACTGTTCTTTTGACATCTCCAAAGAAAAGATTGCTACCGGTATATCCTCCTGTACTGCTGCATACTGGGCTATATTTAAAGCTAAAGCAGTCTTACCCATACTCGGACGAGCAGCAATAATTATTAAATCAGACTCCTGGAATCCAGAAGTCATCTGATCCAAATCATTAAATCCTGTTGGAACTCCGGTTACACCATCCTTATTATCATAAAGCTTCTCTAAATTATCAAAGGTATCCATTAAGACATCTCGAATACCAGAATACTCCTGGATTGATCTCTTTTGAGAAATATTAAAGATTAACTGTTCAGCTTTATCCAACACTACATCTATTTCTTTGTCTCCCTGATAACCTAACTGTGAAATTTGATTGGCTGACTTAATTAAATTTCTAAGCAGCGACTTCTCTTCTACTATCTTGGCATAATATGTAATATTGGATGCCGTTGGCACACTGTCTGCCAGAGAAGTAAGATAAGCTACGCCTCCTATATCTTCTAAGGCTTCTTTAGCCCTCAATTCCTCACTAACAGTTACTAAATCCACCGGTTCCCCTTTATCAAAGATCTCATTAATCACTTCATAAATGATAGCATGGGCCTTACGGTAGAAATCATCCGGTCTTAGAACCTCTATTGCCTTTGCTATAGCATCACGGTCAATTAACATGGCCCCTAAAGTTGATTTTTCAGCATCAATACTGTGAGGCGGTACATTATCATTTAAATCTGCTTCCATCTCTACCCCTCCCTCAAATCTATTTATCTTCAATTAATATTTTATCCAATACTTCCTCAATATCTTCTATTAGATTAATTTTAACTCCATCTTCGTACTGTGGAATCTCCTGAGAATTATCAATAGGTAGAAAGACTTCCTTAACTACAGCCTGTTTAGCCCCATATATTTTCTCAATTATTCCGCCTCCGACTACATTAACATTTGACATCCTCTCCGCCCGTTCGCAAAGCTCACGAACGAAACTGACTTTACACTGCAACTTCCCGACTGAAAGGTCTAGAGTTCCATTCAATTTAGCAACTACTGTTTATTTTTAATTTCAACTATCACATGAAGTTTATACCTTATACTTAGGTTTTTAATTTAAGCTAGGAACTTTAATTTCTAACTGTTTATAGACTACCTTTGATTCTATTAAATCTAAAACATTAAAATTCAACTTAAAAATTAAAGAGAGCAGTTACTCTCTTCTGTAACTGCTCCTTTTGTGATTAGTCAATTTTTTGGAGCGATAAGTACTGGAATGAATAGTAGATCTAAGCTTCAACAACTTTAACTTTAACTGTAGCTGTCACCTCGGTATGTAGGTTAATAGCAACCTTTTTAATTCCTAATGTCTTAATATTATCATCAAGCTCTACTTTACGTTTATCTATCTTAACTCCAGTTTTATCTTCAATTACTTCAGCAATATCATTAGTAGTTACAGATCCAAAGAGTTTCCCAGTTTCTCCAGCTTTAACGGCAATCTCAAAAATTTCACCTTCTAACTTATTAGCCTTCTCTTTAGCTTCATTTAATTCCTGCTGTCTCTTTCGCTCTTTGGCCTGCTTCTTCTGTTCTAATTTAGCCAACTGACTATCAGTAGCTTCAACAGCTAATCCTTTAGGTAATAGATAATTACGAGCATGTCCATCAGCAACTTCTACAACCTCATCTTTTTCACCTAAGTCGTCAACATCTTCCTTTAAGATAACTTTCATTGTTAATCTAACGCCTCCTTATAAATTATATAATATATTTAATCCCTTGACAATATTAGATTAATAGTAATTAATCCTAAAATTAGAATCATTAACTCTAATCCTTCTCCTCTAACCCCCTATAGTCAAACCAGGCATCAAACAAACCTAAAAAGACTATAATTTGATTAAGAGGAATAAGGGCTAAGACTACTAGGATTACTTTTTGAATTTTATCAGAAATATTAAATCTTTTCAAATAATGGGCCGTTACTGCTAAACCTTGGATTAAAAACACGAAATTAAAGATTAAATATAGATTCTGACCTACAGCAGTATTAATTAAAATAATTCCCAGTAAATATCCAGAAACTAAATATTTAGGAAACTTCCATTTAGCAAAAGTAAGAGGGGATTCATAATTGTAACCTAATTTATTCAAAACTAAAAGCCCAACATAATAATTAATTAATCCATTTATCGAGCCAGCAGTTATAAATAAAGCAGGTAGCAAAACCTGAATTGATTCTTTTAAATTATTTGTTATAGCTTCCAATTCCTCTACTGTTGCTTGATCGAGACCTAACTCCTGATATTTGTCTATTGCCTGAGTTAGAATTGTTGCAGGATTAAAATTGAATAGGTAAAAGTTAATTGCTACCATTAACAGTGTTGAAAGAATCGAAGCAATAATGGCAACTACAATTAACTTATAAGGTGAAAATTCTTCTTCAAAAGCTGCTCCTAAAACTACTCCTACTAAACCAAAACCAACTAATACAACCAGAATCATTATAGGGTTGAGTAAAACTCCGAGAATAATACCACTCAAGATTGCTGTTAAAATACTTGTTTTAGTCCCCTGCCTAACACCTACCACAATCAGCGGAACAGGTAAAATAAATAAAAGTATTACTCCAATAATTGGCGGTAAATAAAAAGCAATCAATGATAGAATAACTGTTATAGCCGTAAATAAAGCTCCTTCTACTAATGATTTAGTTTCTAATCTTGCCAAGACCGTCACCTCTTATTAGTTTCTCTTAATTATATGCTTTAATAATAAACTTAAATCGCCATACTCTTCTTCAATTTCATGGCCCTGATCAATATTCTCCTGTAGATTATCCCGAACCTTGCGCTCTAATTTATCCGGTGAAATACCTAAACGCTGTGCCAGTAAATATGTAGAGATTAATAAATTAGCTAATGCATCAATTATTTTAGATTGACTATCTTGCAGCATTACTTTAAATAAATGAGAAACACTATTTAATAACTCACTCTTTAACCATTCTATTACTTTTAAGTTCTTAGTAATATTATTTTTCTGATTTTTGGAATTATACCCTTTCATTTCACTCCTCCTACTACTTATTTTCTATTAAAGTTATTTCTCGAGAAAATACCTTTTTTCCTGCTTAATAAAAAAAACAGAGAGGAAATACCTCTCTGTCTTAGGTCTTTAATCAACTGTAAAGGGCAATAAAGCTATACTTCTGGCCCGTTTAATAGCTTTTGTTAACTGTCTTTGATGACGAGCACAGTTTCCAGAAATTCTCCGCGGGACAATCTTTCCGCGGTCAGTTAAATACTTGTCTAATTTATTAACTTCTTTATAATCTATATGGTCAATCTTATTAGCACAGAATTCACAAGACTTTCTACTACCGTATCCCATCTGACTTCCCTCCTTATCTTTGAATCTAAAATGGAACGTCTATATCGTCTTCCTCAAGATTATCTGCTTGTCCCTGTTGAGAACGATCATCACTAGGCCAATCCAGAAAGCGAACATTATTAGCTACAACTTCTGATACTCTTCTTTGTTGACCTTCATTATTTTCATAACTTCTAATCTGTAAACGCCCTTCTACTGCAACTAATCTTCCTTTTCCTAGGTGGTTGGCACAGTTTTCTGCCTGTTTTCTCCAGACGACTATATCAATAAAATCTACATCTCGCTCGCCTTCTTGATTAGTATAAGGACGTTCAACTGCCAAAGAAAAGTTAGCAACTGCTACTCCATTAGGAGTATATCTTAATTCCGGATCATCAGTTAATCGTCCAATCAAAATAATCTTATTTAACACTTAAAGCACCACCTTTATGATTAAACTTACTTCTCAAATTTACTGCTCATCACGCAGAATAATAAATCTTAAAATATTATCATCCAATCTATAGGCTCTTTCTAATTCATCTATAGTTTCAGATTCGCCTTCGAAATTAACAACAGTATAATACCCAGCCTTATGATCATCTAATTCATAAGCTAGATTTTTAGTTCCCCACTTATCGATATTGCTGATTTCTCCTTTATTTTCATCAATAGTATCGGTGATCTTTTCTACTATTTCCTCAGTAGCGTCATCTTCTAAGTCAGGATTTACAATAAACATTGTTTCATACTTACGCATCTTTGTACACCTCCTCCACTTGGTCAATGGCCCTATTCTTTATAAATAGAGCATGGATTACTAGACCATTATAACATTTTTAACTTAAAATTGCAAACTTTAAACATTGAATCTAAAGTAACAGACATCTCCATCCTGAATAATATAGTCCTTGCCTTCTACCCGTAGGACTCCCTCATCTCTAGCATCAGCAAAGGAACCTGCTTCAACTAACTTATCATAAGTAACTACTTCAGCTCTAATGAAACCTTTCT from the Acetohalobium arabaticum DSM 5501 genome contains:
- a CDS encoding patatin-like phospholipase family protein, whose translation is MLKGERPSIGLALGGGGIRGIVHIGILEVFEQHEVPIDVICGSSAGGLIGGLYSVGCSIQELKELAFDFKEGGYFNLHVDPIRVLKILLKILIGKLGFYWAEMPKGVIVGRDIERFLCWQTEGKYFDQTEIPIAITATDIKTGELIVFTEGRLTPLLQGRDNEIVIQGLDDDIFIIDCQLAQAIRASISIPGLFVPVELDNRLLVDGGLKNNVPADILAKLNVDLKLAVDLGFEIQDDDSIRNLFDMLLQSFDIVGQEVTDLKLKDYADLVIKPDIGKVSLTDVDKIPYLLEIGREVGRDYVYQIKESIEEFREED
- the purE gene encoding 5-(carboxyamino)imidazole ribonucleotide mutase; protein product: MQPKVGIIMGSDSDLPVMQEAAKVLDDFDISYELTVVSAHRTPKRVQEYAEKATDKGIEVIIAGAGGAAHLPGMTAAHTSLPVIGVPIKTSKLSGLDSLYSIVQMPGGAPVATVGINGAQNAGLLAVQMLGIADKDIRAEFEAYKDRLNERVKDTASELEELGYEEYLKENPQN
- a CDS encoding 5-(carboxyamino)imidazole ribonucleotide synthase, whose protein sequence is MSIDKTKRKIGIIGGGQLGKMMILEAKKMDFYIIILDPTAHCPAHSIADEHLVADFDDEEAIRELAGKSDVITYEFEHIGVEVLQDLESEGYNIYPTPLALATIQNKYRQKELFKEHNLPVSDHMKVITEEDIKRAGDKFGYPVMLKSCTGGYDGKGNFLIRSKSEIKEGYQALGVGDNLLMAEEFIPFDREISVLGCRGVDGEVVTYPIGENQHQGSILIESKVPADISCQVKEEALKLGREVIELFSGVGIFCIEMFVTGDNRVLINEVAPRPHNSGHYSIEGTVTSQFANHVRAITGLPLGSTDLVKPSVMRNILGEEGSTGEAKVKGIEEALKLPNVKVHNYGKKITRPNRKMGHLTVTADTVEQASRTASEASKLIKIGGD
- the purD gene encoding phosphoribosylamine--glycine ligase — translated: MKVLVIGSGGREHTLVWKLNQSPQVDKIFTAPGNAGTAQLSENVDIEDNDVEELVEFATEEEVDLTFVGPEAPLVAGIVDRFREEGLKVFGPNKEAAKLEGSKVFSKNLMAKYDIPTAKYDAFIEVDNAITYIKEVGAPIVVKAEGLAAGKGVIIAETEEEAIEAVETIMLDKKFGQAGERVVIEEYLDGEEATVLAFTDGETIVPMLSSQDHKQAYDNDEGPNTGGMGAYAPAPVVTDKVLQKAYDEILVPTIEALQQEGIKYKGILYAGLMIEDNEPKVLEYNVRFGDPEAQPVLSLLETDLVEIAEAVIAEDLASVEVEWSDKTAVCVIMASGGYPIDYETGKEITGIKETEADGTTVFQAGTEVKNDKLVTAGGRVLGVTALGDDYQETINKAYQGIEKIEFEDAEYRTDIGQKALNHK
- a CDS encoding adenylosuccinate synthase — translated: MANVVLVGSQWGDEGKGKITDMISKKTDVVVRYQGGNNAGHTVVVEEGKFKLHLIPSGILYEDTTCVIANGVVIDPAVLLEEIESLNDRGVKVNDFHISSNAHVIMPYHRQLDQMEEARKGNGKIGTTGRGIGPVYMDKIGRFGIKIGDLLNEEVLREKLEATLELKNSILTEVYDADTFDIDKLVTEYLEYGKQLKEYITDTSYLVNQAIKQDKNVLFEGAQGTLLDIDHGTYPYVTSSNPTAGGACTGAGVGPTKIDSVLGIVKAYTTRVGAGPFPTELTGEMGEIIRKQGQEFGTTTGRPRRCGWLDATIVRYAARVNGLTSMAVTKLDVLDGLEKVKVCTGYKYKGKTLEEFPTDQRVLSGCEPIYEEFDGWDEDTSQIREYDNLPENAKIYLNRLSELVGVKISILSIGPKREETIVIDGFVD
- the purB gene encoding adenylosuccinate lyase gives rise to the protein MIDRYTLSEMEEIWSEENKFNKWLDIELAVCEALAEVGQIPDEDVAEMKDKADFTVDRIKEIEQETKHDVLAFLTAVAESLGEESKYIHLGLTSSDIKDTARSLQLKESAEIILQDLEEATELLGKKAVEYKDQVMIGRTHGIHAEPITFGLKLANWYSEMERNIERFRAAKERISYGKISGAVGTFANITPEVEEITCNILDLKPAPISSQILQRDRHAEYISTLGVIAGSLDRFATEIRNLQRTDILEVEESFKQGQKGSSAMPHKKNPITCERISGLARVVRSNSTAAFENQPLWHERDLTHSSVERIIFPDSSILIDYMLTKFKTVLKQLDIYEDNMMENLEKTNGLIFSQKVMLELVDQGLLRDDAYELVQRNALKAWEGKKHFKDYLVEDEEILDYLTEDEIERIFDYDYHLKNIDKIFVRLGLE
- the dnaB gene encoding replicative DNA helicase — its product is MEADLNDNVPPHSIDAEKSTLGAMLIDRDAIAKAIEVLRPDDFYRKAHAIIYEVINEIFDKGEPVDLVTVSEELRAKEALEDIGGVAYLTSLADSVPTASNITYYAKIVEEKSLLRNLIKSANQISQLGYQGDKEIDVVLDKAEQLIFNISQKRSIQEYSGIRDVLMDTFDNLEKLYDNKDGVTGVPTGFNDLDQMTSGFQESDLIIIAARPSMGKTALALNIAQYAAVQEDIPVAIFSLEMSKEQLVQRMLCSEAQVDGHRLRTGYLNEDDWNRLTNAAGNLSEANIFIDDTPGITAMEMRAKARRMKAEHGLGLILIDYLQLMQGQGRVESRQQEVSKISRSLKGLARELNVPVVSLSQLSRAVEQRNDKRPQLSDLRASGSIEQDADLVAFIYRDEYYNPDTEKQGITEIIVGKQRNGPVGTVELAFQKEYTKFVDLADREAQ
- a CDS encoding S16 family serine protease, with product MSNVNVVGGGIIEKIYGAKQAVVKEVFLPIDNSQEIPQYEDGVKINLIEDIEEVLDKILIEDK